The Pseudarthrobacter sp. BIM B-2242 region GGAGGAGGACGAGCGCGAGGGTGATGGCCGCCAGCCCGATATTGGCCATGCTTCCGTAGTCCTCTGCTTTCCGGTTTCCACCCATGGCCCAGTTGGCTGCCACAGGCATCAGCGTCAGCCCGATGGTGGTGATAACAGTGCCGGTGACTACGGGAGGGAAGAAGCGGACGATCTTGGAGAAGACCGGCGCGATCAGCAGGCCGATTGCTGCCGAAACCATCACCGCTCCGAAGACCGAGGGCAGGCCGCCACCCCCGCTGACGATGGCCACCATTGTGGCGACGCTGGCGAAGGAGACGCCTTGGACCAGCGGCAGTTGCGAGCCGAAGAACGGAACGCCGATGGTCTGCAGCAGGGTGGCAAGGCCACCCATGAAGAGTGCCGCCGCGATGAGTACTCCAATGTCTGCGGGGGAGAGGCCGGCCGCCTGGCCGACGATCAGCGGGACGGCAATGATCCCGCCGTACATGGTGAGGACGTGCTGGAAGCCGTAGGCAAAGCTGCTGCCGATGGAAAGGCGCTGGTCTTCCGGACGATCCGCAACAGGGCGTTTGGTGCGCGGAGTGGCGGCTTTAAGGGGTTTGTTGATGTTCATGGCAGACTTTCTGGTTCATGGCAGACGTCTTCGTCTGTCTAACGTGGTCTGGCTGTGGATTCGACGGGCTCAATCACTTGCTCAGCGACGGCCGGTGGCCTGTGATTGAGCCCGTCGGAGTACCGATGATTTAGCAGAATCCGGTGATGCCGGACCAGGCGATGTCAGCGGGGGTGGCGTCGTCACGCTGGACTGTGGCCTCAATCAGGCCGTAGGGACGGTCTGCTGCGAAGAAGACCTCGTTGGGGTTGTCGAGGCCAAACGGCGAAAGATCCACGAGGAAGTGGTGTTTGTTCGGCATCGAGAACTTGATCTCGTCAATGTCGCTGTGGGCTTCCAGGACCTTCGTGCCCATGTCGAACAGGGTCTGCTGCAGGGCGTGGGAGTAGTTCTCCGTGAATCCTTCGAGCAGGAGCGCTTTGACGTCGTCGTAGCTCTTGTTGAAGTCCACGGTATTGAAATCGGTTCCGGTCTTGAAGCGCCAGCGGGCGGAAACGTCGGTGGCCAGGATACGGTCCGTGGTTTCGGCGAGAGTGGTGTATTTGTCCTTCGGGTAGCCCACGAAGCCCGACTCCGTGGACTTCAGGACGGTCAGGTCCCTCAGGCCGGAGATCAGGTGTGCGTCGGCGCCGTCCCGGACCAGGACCGCCGTGCGGACTTCCTGGCCGTTGCGCACGAATGAGTGGTTGTGCCCCTCACCGTGCGCCTGGATGCGGTCCCAGCTGTAGGACTCGGCTTCCCAACGGCCTCCCGTGACCCAGGCGAAGCCGGACGTGAAATGTTCGCCCAGGCGCAGGAGGAAGGCCTCGGGAGAGCCGACGCCGTCACGGGCAAAGGCATAGATGGTGTTTTTCTGGGTGTCGGTTGGCACCACATGTCCGTTATCGCCCTCCAGGTGGGCGGCCGCGAAGTCTCCGCGCAGCTGCGAGGTGACGTTCAGGTCTTCAATCTCATGGCGGTCCGTGTCCCGCGTGATCTTTACAACCCGGACTTCGGCCTTGCCGTACTGGTTGTGGCCGAGGATGATTTTGCTGCTCATGGTCAGATTCCCAACTTCAGGTACGTGGCACTGCGTCCACATAGAAAGTAAGCGCGCGTTACCCGCACGTTTCTTGTACCGTCGGCCCATAAAAAAGAGCCGACATCGATAGATGTCAGCTCATTACGACCCTGCCTGCTGCTCCCAGGTTACGTGGCTTTCGGCCACGAATTGACAATTAGCGTAGCCCAGCCCGGCCGTGTTGTACATCACAAACTGAAAAATCGGTTTGTGACTGCCGGCTCCCCGGATCCGTTGACGAGCACGGGTGGGACATCTATGCTTTTCGTATAGTAAAACTTTACTTCCACAATATGGAATCCAAATGAACCATCCAGAGGAGGATCAGATGTGCCCGCAGGACAAGACGCCGGTGATACCGGCACAAGCTGAAACCCTCGTAGCCCAGGAGTTCTACTTCCCCCTGGGCAGCGGAACGGATCCTGACTTTTATGTGCCCACAGACGCGGAGCGTCTTCGGCGGGGCGGCGGGTTCTCCCGATGGCTCCGAGCGCTGCCCGTTTTCAATCGGTAGCGTCCCAGGGCTGCAGGATTGCAGTTCGTAAGCAGGTGAAGTCGGCGGCACTGTTCCAGTGCCGCCGACTTCGACAATTCCGGACAAGTGCCCCGGAGCCCCGACCCCCGGGAACTCCCAGCCGTGCTCCTCCGTGAGCGAATCATCCGTGGGCCTTGGTGCGGCTACCGTCGCCATAACCGCTCGTCAATCATGAAGTGGCAAGTTGGCAGCCGCACTAACCAGCTCTGCTGCCAACCTGCCTCCAGTGTTACCGGTTAGGCGTCCCCGCCCGCCCCGCCGGTGGTTCCTGCGTTCACGTCCAGGAGCTTGTAGCGGTCCATGGCGTACGACGGCGCGCCCTCCTCAACGTCGCCCCTCGCCGCGAGCAGTTGCAGGGTCTTCACGACGATGGAGTGCGTGTCGTTTTTGAAGTATCGGCGGGCTGCTGCGCGGGTGTCGGAGAAGCCGAAGCCGTCGGCTCCAAGCGTGGCGAACTGGTGGGGGAGGAACTGGCGGATCTGGTCCGGCACGGCCTTCATATAATCGGAGACAGCCACCACGGGCCCCTGCGCATCCGCCAGCTGCTTAGCCACGAACGGAACACGGGCAGGCTGGCCGGGGTTGAGGAAGGCTTCTTCCTCGGCGGCCAGCCCGTCCCGGCGCAACTCATTCCAGGACGTGACGGACCAGACGTCCGCGGAAACTCCCCAGTCCTCGGCAAGGATCCGCTGGGCTTCCAGCGCCCACGGAACCGAGACGCCGGACGCAAGGATTTGGCTCTTGGGACCGTCAACGTCCGACGCCGAGACCTGGTGGATGCCCTTCAGCACACCTTCGACGTCGAGGTTCTCGGGTTCGGCAGGCTGGGTGATCGGCTCGTTGTAGACCGTCAAGTAATACATGAGGTTACGGTCAACAGATTCCGGTCCGTACATCCGCTCGATGCCGTCCCGGATGATGTGGCCCATTTCGTAGCCGTAGGCGGGGTCGTAGGTGACCACGGCCGGGTTGGTGGCGGCGAGGATGGGGGAGTGTCCGTCTGCGTGCTGGAGGCCTTCGCCGGTCAGGGTGGTCCGTCCTGCGGTGGCGCCGATGATGAAGCCGCGGGCCATCTGGTCAGCGGCGGCCCAGAAGGCGTCGCCGGTGCGTTGGAAGCCGAACATGGAGTAGAACACGTAGACCGGGATCAGCGGCACGCCGTGGGTGGCGTACGCGGTGCCGGCGGCGGTGAACGCCGCGACGGCGCCGGCTTCGTTGATGCCGGGGTGGATCAGCTGGCCCTGGGCGGATTCTTTGTAGGCCAGGACGAGGTCCCGGTCCACGGACAGGTAGTTCTGGCCGCCCGGATTGTAGATCTTGGCGGTCGGGAAGAACGCATCCATGCCGAAGGTCCGTGATTCGTCCGGCACGATGGGAACGATCCTGTGCCCGAACTTCTTGTCGCGGAGCAGGTCCTTGAGGAGCCGGACGAACGCCATGGTAGTGGCCGCCTGCTGCTTCCCGGAACCACGCTTGGCGACCTCAAAGGTCTTGGCCTCCGGCAGCTCAACAGGCTGGTGCTTCGGCCGCCGTTCCGGGACCGCTCCGCCCAGCACCCTCCTCCGGTCGAGGAGATAGGCGATCTCGGGGGCGTCCGGGCCAGGGTGGAAATAGGGCGGGCTATAGGGGTCCTCTTCAAGCCGTGCGTCCGAAATGGGGATCCGGAGGTAGTCCCGGAATTCCTTGAGGTCCTCCACCGTCAGCTTCTTCATCTGGTGGGTGGCATTCCGCCCCTCAAACCTCGGTCCGAGGCCGTAGCCCTTGACCGTTTTGGCCAGGATCACGGT contains the following coding sequences:
- the pucL gene encoding factor-independent urate hydroxylase, coding for MSSKIILGHNQYGKAEVRVVKITRDTDRHEIEDLNVTSQLRGDFAAAHLEGDNGHVVPTDTQKNTIYAFARDGVGSPEAFLLRLGEHFTSGFAWVTGGRWEAESYSWDRIQAHGEGHNHSFVRNGQEVRTAVLVRDGADAHLISGLRDLTVLKSTESGFVGYPKDKYTTLAETTDRILATDVSARWRFKTGTDFNTVDFNKSYDDVKALLLEGFTENYSHALQQTLFDMGTKVLEAHSDIDEIKFSMPNKHHFLVDLSPFGLDNPNEVFFAADRPYGLIEATVQRDDATPADIAWSGITGFC
- the aceE gene encoding pyruvate dehydrogenase (acetyl-transferring), homodimeric type → MKRGLDVAAGEDTSHILSGLTNQLPDRDPEETAEWVESLDALIREQGTERAQYIMRSLLQRAGAQSVGVPMVTTTDYVNTIPVDQEAQFPGNEEYERRYRAYMRWNAAIMVHRAQKANIGVGGHISTYAGAATLYEVGFNHFFRGKDHPGGGDQVFFQGHASPGMYARAFMEGRLTEQDLDGFRQEKSKEGHALSSYPHPRLMPGFWEFPTVSMGIGPMNAIYQAQSNRYLHNRGLKDTSDQQVWAFLGDGEMDEPESRGLLQLAANENLDNLNFVINCNLQRLDGPVRGNGKIMQELEAFFRGAGWNVIKVVWGREWDDLLTQDTDGSLVKIMNETPDGDYQTYKAESGGFVREHFFGKTPQTKDMVADLSDDDIWNLKRGGHDYRKVYAAYKAATEFKGKPTVILAKTVKGYGLGPRFEGRNATHQMKKLTVEDLKEFRDYLRIPISDARLEEDPYSPPYFHPGPDAPEIAYLLDRRRVLGGAVPERRPKHQPVELPEAKTFEVAKRGSGKQQAATTMAFVRLLKDLLRDKKFGHRIVPIVPDESRTFGMDAFFPTAKIYNPGGQNYLSVDRDLVLAYKESAQGQLIHPGINEAGAVAAFTAAGTAYATHGVPLIPVYVFYSMFGFQRTGDAFWAAADQMARGFIIGATAGRTTLTGEGLQHADGHSPILAATNPAVVTYDPAYGYEMGHIIRDGIERMYGPESVDRNLMYYLTVYNEPITQPAEPENLDVEGVLKGIHQVSASDVDGPKSQILASGVSVPWALEAQRILAEDWGVSADVWSVTSWNELRRDGLAAEEEAFLNPGQPARVPFVAKQLADAQGPVVAVSDYMKAVPDQIRQFLPHQFATLGADGFGFSDTRAAARRYFKNDTHSIVVKTLQLLAARGDVEEGAPSYAMDRYKLLDVNAGTTGGAGGDA